The following proteins come from a genomic window of Iamia sp. SCSIO 61187:
- a CDS encoding DUF58 domain-containing protein, producing the protein MSPSPRAVALAVVLALGLLVADWPVIVVLAVALATATVVDARAARRPVTVSRQVPGRLARGVPAALTVTVGDAGARRVEVRQPRVPDVDVEPGTGAGGLEATVVARRRGHHELPPVAVRVTGPLGLGRWDREHGGRHVLEVHPDLPAARRLATAVRQARFRDPGLRRRGAIGLGTDFDQVREHQPDDDIRHVNWAVTVRQGRLMTNQYREDTERDVVALVDCGRLMAAPVPGRPGGSPDRTRLDVAVDAAAALAAVADAVGDRCGALAYDDEVRARVLPRRSSGDDVVRALHAVEPRPVDSDAERAFRAVGTTKRALVVVLTDVVDAAAARALLDAVPVLARRHVVVVASCTDVEVEAAAAGDDERALVAARVLAGRDRAVAEIRRRGAIVVEAPPDRFSAAVVAVYLDAKSAARL; encoded by the coding sequence ATGTCGCCGTCGCCGCGGGCCGTGGCCCTCGCCGTGGTGCTGGCCCTCGGGCTCCTCGTCGCCGACTGGCCCGTGATCGTCGTGCTCGCCGTCGCCCTGGCCACGGCGACCGTCGTCGACGCCCGGGCGGCACGCCGGCCGGTGACCGTCTCCCGGCAGGTCCCCGGCCGTCTGGCGCGGGGCGTCCCCGCGGCGCTGACGGTCACCGTCGGCGACGCCGGCGCCCGGCGGGTCGAGGTTCGCCAGCCGCGGGTGCCCGACGTCGACGTCGAGCCCGGCACCGGCGCCGGCGGCCTGGAGGCGACGGTGGTCGCCCGCCGGCGCGGCCACCACGAGCTCCCGCCCGTCGCCGTGCGGGTGACCGGCCCGCTGGGCCTGGGCCGGTGGGACCGCGAGCACGGCGGCCGCCACGTCCTCGAGGTCCACCCCGACCTGCCCGCCGCCCGCCGGCTGGCCACGGCTGTCCGCCAGGCCCGGTTCCGCGACCCGGGGCTGCGGCGGCGGGGGGCGATCGGCCTGGGCACCGACTTCGACCAGGTCCGCGAGCACCAGCCCGACGACGACATCCGCCACGTCAACTGGGCCGTGACCGTCCGCCAGGGCCGGCTGATGACCAACCAGTACCGGGAGGACACCGAGCGCGACGTGGTGGCCCTCGTCGACTGCGGTCGGCTCATGGCCGCCCCCGTCCCGGGTCGACCGGGCGGGTCGCCCGACCGCACCCGGCTCGACGTGGCCGTCGACGCCGCCGCCGCCCTCGCCGCCGTGGCCGACGCCGTGGGCGACCGCTGCGGCGCCCTCGCCTACGACGACGAGGTGCGGGCCCGGGTCCTGCCCCGCCGATCCTCCGGCGACGACGTGGTGCGCGCCCTGCACGCCGTGGAGCCCCGGCCGGTCGACAGCGACGCCGAGCGGGCGTTCCGGGCGGTGGGCACGACCAAGCGGGCCCTCGTCGTGGTCCTGACCGACGTGGTCGACGCCGCCGCGGCCCGGGCCTTGCTCGACGCCGTCCCGGTGCTGGCCCGGCGTCACGTCGTGGTCGTGGCCTCGTGCACCGACGTCGAGGTCGAGGCGGCGGCCGCCGGCGACGACGAGCGGGCCCTCGTCGCCGCCCGGGTCCTGGCCGGGCGGGACCGGGCCGTGGCCGAGATCCGCCGCCGGGGCGCCATCGTGGTCGAGGCCCCGCCCGACCGCTTCAGCGCCGCCGTCGTGGCCGTCTACCTCGACGCCAAGTCCGCCGCCCGCCTCTGA
- a CDS encoding stage II sporulation protein M encodes MAGHATPGGRRVEGFIDERSDAWAELVALLGRARGRVGRLPVEDALRLGDLYRATAADLARARQRWPGDPVVGELEALVGRARALVYRAPERRTSFVRWLTTGFFRRVRERPGVLLVAALLFWGPTVGMAVWAHGDPATATRVAQVSGLASGAADSANQGGDSRDRGLSTTQSASVGSEIFVNNIRVSFLAVALGLSGGLLTGALLVFNGSVVGVIVGLFVAGGAADVAVSFLAPHGVLELSLVTVAGAAGLRIGSALIAPGLRSRAEALVAEARAAGELVLGVALWLVPTGLVEGFVTPQGLEPAAALAVGLALGGTFWALVWWRGRPEVTPPH; translated from the coding sequence GTGGCGGGGCACGCCACGCCCGGCGGACGCCGGGTCGAGGGCTTCATCGACGAGCGGAGCGACGCCTGGGCCGAGCTGGTCGCCCTGCTGGGCCGGGCCCGGGGCCGGGTGGGGCGCCTGCCCGTCGAGGACGCCCTCCGCCTGGGCGACCTGTACCGGGCCACCGCCGCCGACCTGGCGCGCGCCCGCCAGCGGTGGCCCGGCGACCCGGTGGTGGGCGAGCTGGAGGCGCTCGTGGGCCGGGCCCGGGCCCTCGTGTACCGGGCGCCCGAGCGGCGGACGTCGTTCGTCCGGTGGCTGACGACCGGGTTCTTCCGGCGGGTGCGCGAGCGCCCCGGGGTGCTCCTCGTGGCCGCCCTGCTGTTCTGGGGTCCGACGGTCGGCATGGCCGTGTGGGCCCACGGCGACCCGGCCACGGCGACGCGCGTCGCCCAGGTCAGCGGGCTGGCCAGCGGGGCGGCCGACTCGGCGAACCAGGGCGGCGACAGCCGCGACCGGGGGCTCTCGACGACGCAGAGCGCGTCGGTGGGCAGCGAGATCTTCGTCAACAACATCCGGGTGTCGTTCCTGGCCGTGGCCCTCGGTCTCAGCGGAGGCCTGCTCACCGGCGCCCTCCTCGTGTTCAACGGGAGCGTCGTCGGGGTGATCGTCGGCCTCTTCGTCGCCGGCGGGGCGGCCGACGTGGCCGTCAGCTTCCTCGCCCCCCACGGTGTGCTGGAGCTGTCGCTGGTCACCGTGGCCGGGGCGGCCGGGCTCCGCATCGGCTCGGCCCTGATCGCCCCCGGCCTCCGGTCCCGCGCCGAGGCCCTGGTGGCCGAGGCCCGAGCCGCCGGCGAGCTCGTCCTCGGGGTCGCCCTCTGGCTGGTGCCCACGGGCCTGGTCGAGGGCTTCGTCACCCCCCAGGGGCTCGAGCCGGCCGCCGCCCTCGCTGTCGGCCTCGCCCTCGGCGGGACCTTCTGGGCCCTGGTGTGGTGGCGGGGCCGCCCGGAGGTCACGCCCCCGCACTGA
- a CDS encoding RDD family protein, protein MELDDRITVSTPEGVDLDLVVAGVGSRFMSSLVDSAVQAVVILPLLVLGGATAAGPGIASVGGFLVIFGYPTVCDAFLDGRTLGRRATGLRLVTVDGGPVGFLAAAVRNIVRLVDFLPAFYSVGAIVALATARHQRLGDLAAGTVVVRASGTRGGPVVPGASRAVAASAAVDDGPAVALPEGAGAWDLTRVTAEDLSVVRSFLARRPTLDPAARARVAAELARRLRPAVVGPDPSLPDEALLEAVLAAKTARG, encoded by the coding sequence GTGGAGCTGGACGACCGGATCACGGTGTCGACCCCGGAGGGCGTCGACCTGGACCTCGTCGTGGCGGGCGTGGGCTCGCGGTTCATGTCCTCGCTGGTCGACTCGGCGGTGCAGGCCGTCGTCATCCTCCCACTCCTGGTCCTCGGCGGGGCGACCGCGGCCGGCCCCGGCATCGCCAGCGTCGGCGGCTTCCTCGTGATCTTCGGCTACCCGACGGTGTGCGACGCCTTCCTCGACGGGCGCACGCTCGGCCGCCGGGCCACCGGGCTGCGGCTCGTCACCGTCGACGGAGGGCCCGTCGGGTTCCTCGCCGCCGCGGTGCGGAACATCGTCCGCCTCGTCGACTTCCTGCCCGCGTTCTACTCCGTCGGGGCCATCGTCGCCCTGGCCACCGCCCGGCACCAGCGCCTCGGCGACCTGGCCGCCGGCACCGTCGTCGTGCGGGCCTCCGGCACCCGGGGCGGCCCCGTCGTGCCCGGCGCGTCCCGCGCCGTCGCCGCCTCCGCAGCCGTCGACGACGGCCCGGCAGTGGCTCTCCCCGAGGGGGCCGGGGCGTGGGACCTCACCCGGGTGACGGCCGAGGACCTCTCGGTCGTGCGGTCGTTCCTGGCCCGCCGTCCGACCCTCGACCCCGCGGCCCGGGCCCGCGTCGCCGCCGAGCTGGCCCGCCGCCTGCGCCCCGCCGTCGTCGGCCCCGACCCGTCCCTCCCCGACGAGGCCCTGCTCGAGGCCGTCCTCGCCGCCAAGACCGCCCGCGGTTGA
- a CDS encoding class I SAM-dependent methyltransferase: MTAPSDVTDVPTGNTFDKYGSSNPLVRRMMAGFFGALEASLPNERPGHVLEVGVGEGEVFDRVRARWPDVPYAAIDLPDPELAADWRRRGLAGMFADIGRLPFPDDTFDLVLAIEVLEHVPDPEAAIAEMARVARRHLVLSVPREPIWRVANLARGKYVKALGNTPGHINHWSSAAFGGLVASRFTVADVRRPFPWTVVSARTR, from the coding sequence GTGACCGCCCCCTCCGACGTCACCGACGTCCCCACCGGCAACACCTTCGACAAGTACGGGTCGTCGAACCCGCTGGTCCGGCGGATGATGGCCGGGTTCTTCGGGGCCCTCGAGGCGTCGCTGCCGAACGAGCGCCCCGGCCACGTCCTCGAGGTCGGCGTGGGCGAGGGCGAGGTGTTCGACCGGGTCCGGGCCCGCTGGCCCGACGTGCCCTACGCCGCCATCGACCTGCCCGACCCCGAGCTGGCCGCCGACTGGCGCCGTCGGGGCCTGGCCGGGATGTTCGCCGACATCGGGCGGCTGCCGTTCCCCGACGACACCTTCGACCTGGTGCTGGCCATCGAGGTCCTCGAGCACGTCCCCGACCCCGAGGCCGCCATCGCCGAGATGGCCCGGGTCGCCCGCCGCCACCTCGTCCTCTCCGTCCCCCGGGAGCCGATCTGGCGGGTCGCCAACCTGGCCCGGGGCAAGTACGTCAAGGCCCTGGGCAACACCCCGGGCCACATCAACCACTGGTCGAGCGCCGCCTTCGGCGGCCTCGTCGCCTCCCGGTTCACCGTGGCCGACGTCCGCCGCCCGTTCCCCTGGACGGTGGTCTCCGCCCGCACCCGCTGA
- a CDS encoding glycosyltransferase family 2 protein: MADLDVSIVLPVYNERGHLGAEIDRIRAAMDASRYTYEIIVIDDGSNDGSGEALRQIEGIRLIQFATNRGSGSARKYGTRAARGDVVVWTDVDMTYPNDLIPELVDQLAGYDQVVGARTSEQGTHKVFRVPAKLFIRKLASYLVQTPIPDLNSGLRAFRRDVALQYVSQLPPGFSCVTTITLTFLAHGYSVKYWDIEYSERAGSSKFHWWTDTRRYLLQVIRMTLSFNPLRVFLPLGLLLMLIGSGKLVYDIVANDWKVAINTLLVLFAAFQVFMIGMLADLVGRATRATEEVQPAALHTVDPGAVVPVVAPPEPEPAGR; encoded by the coding sequence ATGGCCGACCTGGACGTCAGCATCGTCCTGCCCGTGTACAACGAGCGGGGGCACCTGGGGGCCGAGATCGACCGGATCCGGGCCGCCATGGACGCCTCCCGGTACACCTACGAGATCATCGTCATCGACGACGGGTCGAACGACGGGTCGGGTGAGGCCCTGCGCCAGATCGAGGGCATCCGGCTCATCCAGTTCGCCACCAACCGGGGCTCGGGCTCGGCCCGCAAGTACGGCACCCGGGCCGCCCGGGGCGACGTCGTGGTGTGGACCGACGTCGACATGACCTACCCCAACGACCTGATCCCCGAGCTGGTCGACCAGCTCGCCGGCTACGACCAGGTCGTCGGGGCCCGGACCTCCGAGCAGGGCACCCACAAGGTGTTCCGGGTGCCGGCCAAGCTGTTCATCCGGAAGCTGGCCTCGTACCTCGTCCAGACGCCGATCCCCGACCTCAACTCGGGGCTCCGGGCCTTCCGGCGCGACGTCGCCCTCCAGTACGTGAGCCAGCTGCCCCCCGGGTTCAGCTGCGTCACCACCATCACCCTGACGTTCCTGGCCCACGGCTACAGCGTGAAGTACTGGGACATCGAGTACTCCGAGCGGGCCGGGAGCTCGAAGTTCCACTGGTGGACCGACACCCGCCGGTACCTGCTCCAGGTCATCCGCATGACGCTGTCGTTCAACCCGCTGCGGGTCTTCCTGCCGCTGGGGCTGCTGCTGATGCTGATCGGGTCGGGGAAGCTCGTCTACGACATCGTCGCCAACGACTGGAAGGTGGCCATCAACACCCTCCTGGTCCTCTTCGCCGCCTTCCAGGTGTTCATGATCGGCATGCTGGCCGACCTGGTGGGCCGGGCCACCCGGGCCACCGAGGAGGTCCAGCCGGCGGCGCTCCACACCGTCGACCCCGGCGCCGTGGTGCCGGTCGTGGCCCCGCCCGAGCCCGAGCCCGCCGGCCGGTGA
- the meaB gene encoding methylmalonyl Co-A mutase-associated GTPase MeaB yields MPAPTDPTALAEGVRAGDRRSLARAITLVESTRADHREQADALVSGLLPHTGGAVRLGISGPPGVGKSTFIEAFGTHLTGLGHRVAVLAVDPSSSRSGGSILGDKTRMERLVRDPHAFIRPSPAGGELGGVARRTREAMLLCEAAGFDVVLVETVGVGQSEIAVADLTDLFVLLASPAGGDDLQGVKRGIMELADVVVVTKADGELAQAAAHACADIRRALHLLRPRHTEVEPQALLASSPTGAGIAEAWDAIRTAHEALAASGGLARQRAQQARAWLWSEVQGALELMLRTDPDVAAALPEVEAQVEAGSLTPSAGARRILGRLRLDR; encoded by the coding sequence ATGCCTGCGCCGACCGACCCGACCGCGCTGGCCGAGGGGGTGCGGGCCGGTGATCGCCGGTCCCTGGCCCGGGCCATCACCCTCGTCGAGTCGACGCGGGCCGACCACCGGGAGCAGGCCGACGCCCTGGTCAGCGGGCTGCTCCCCCACACCGGTGGTGCCGTGCGCCTGGGCATCAGCGGACCGCCCGGCGTGGGCAAGTCGACCTTCATCGAGGCCTTCGGCACCCACCTGACCGGGCTCGGGCACCGGGTCGCCGTGCTCGCCGTCGACCCCAGCAGCTCCCGCTCGGGCGGGTCGATCCTGGGCGACAAGACCCGGATGGAGCGTCTGGTGCGCGACCCGCACGCCTTCATCCGCCCCTCCCCCGCCGGCGGGGAGCTGGGCGGGGTGGCCCGGCGCACCCGGGAGGCGATGCTGCTGTGCGAGGCCGCCGGCTTCGACGTCGTGCTGGTCGAGACCGTCGGCGTGGGCCAGAGCGAGATCGCGGTGGCCGACCTCACCGACCTGTTCGTCCTCCTCGCCTCCCCCGCCGGTGGCGACGATCTCCAGGGCGTGAAGCGGGGGATCATGGAGCTGGCCGACGTCGTCGTCGTCACCAAGGCCGACGGCGAGCTGGCCCAGGCCGCGGCCCACGCCTGCGCCGACATCCGTCGCGCCCTCCACCTCCTGCGCCCCCGGCACACCGAGGTCGAGCCCCAGGCCCTGCTGGCCTCCTCCCCCACCGGGGCCGGCATCGCCGAGGCGTGGGACGCCATCCGCACCGCCCACGAGGCCCTCGCCGCCAGCGGGGGCCTCGCCCGCCAGCGGGCCCAGCAGGCCCGGGCCTGGCTGTGGTCCGAGGTGCAGGGCGCCCTCGAGCTGATGCTGCGGACCGACCCCGACGTCGCCGCCGCCCTCCCCGAGGTCGAGGCCCAGGTCGAGGCCGGGTCGCTCACCCCCTCGGCCGGGGCCCGTCGCATCCTCGGCCGGCTGCGCCTCGATCGCTGA
- a CDS encoding glycosyltransferase family 39 protein: MPTPTIEDEEVGEGHGGDGEAAADEPRPDAPAPPDLAPIGLRSVPRFVWALTVLYGIWMAMSSVLTPLFVAPDEYVHVDLALALADDPHYPAYDERHTGIPILRVVPRYFADDIRNPDLARADAPPKSERRDVHTLGGMAGTPTSKLNQQPQHPPLFYQAMALVVRLERFVMPGESPPALTTEVGILRLVNALLLLVVPWAGWAAARRFGADRGAALAAAALAVMVPQMTHIGSVVNNDNLLAALGAVLTVLLAGVTRGDRRPRTLVLVALVTGAALLTKAFALLLLPWIAVSFLVGARRRQLAGASPWPMVLAGAASGVGAAVVSGWWWIGNQVREGRFAPSLEDTLLPTREGFTPDAGEYWRRFGAFFVERFWGWFGNYSARLPLVVIFIASGVLVLLLLTGLAFPGGRLRRVDTAVLLLPPVAIFGFVAEHAWGLHARTGAYPFIQGRYLFAAMVPIALIAAAGLRTLARRWAPLVAVVAVIALHVVGFATMLDQFWGAPGEGWRAEVRAMVAWSAWTADLLVAGTVVGGLVGLAAVAVVVREAVRAAERRLPLSDACADRPDRAGRGGAGR, encoded by the coding sequence GTGCCCACCCCGACGATCGAGGACGAGGAGGTGGGCGAGGGCCACGGCGGCGACGGCGAGGCCGCCGCCGACGAGCCGCGCCCCGATGCCCCGGCCCCGCCGGACCTGGCGCCCATCGGGCTCCGGTCGGTGCCCCGGTTCGTGTGGGCCCTGACCGTCCTCTACGGCATCTGGATGGCCATGTCGTCGGTGCTGACGCCGCTCTTCGTCGCCCCCGACGAGTACGTCCACGTCGACCTCGCCCTCGCCCTGGCCGACGACCCGCACTACCCGGCCTACGACGAGCGCCACACCGGCATCCCCATCCTCCGGGTCGTCCCCCGCTACTTCGCCGACGACATCCGCAACCCCGACCTGGCCCGGGCCGACGCTCCGCCCAAGAGCGAGCGGCGCGACGTCCACACCCTCGGCGGCATGGCCGGGACCCCGACCAGCAAGCTGAACCAGCAGCCCCAGCACCCGCCGCTCTTCTACCAGGCGATGGCGCTGGTCGTGAGGCTCGAGCGGTTCGTGATGCCCGGGGAGAGCCCGCCTGCGCTCACCACCGAGGTCGGCATCCTGCGGCTGGTCAACGCCCTCCTGCTGCTGGTCGTCCCCTGGGCGGGGTGGGCCGCGGCGCGCCGCTTCGGCGCCGATCGCGGCGCGGCCCTGGCCGCCGCCGCGCTCGCCGTCATGGTCCCGCAGATGACCCACATCGGGTCGGTGGTCAACAACGACAACCTGCTGGCGGCGCTGGGCGCGGTGCTCACCGTGCTCCTCGCCGGCGTGACCCGTGGGGACCGCCGCCCCCGCACCCTCGTCCTGGTCGCCCTGGTGACGGGGGCCGCCCTGCTGACCAAGGCGTTCGCGCTCCTGCTCCTGCCGTGGATCGCGGTGTCGTTCCTCGTCGGCGCCCGCCGCCGCCAGCTCGCCGGGGCCAGCCCGTGGCCGATGGTGCTCGCCGGCGCCGCGTCCGGCGTGGGGGCCGCGGTCGTCAGCGGCTGGTGGTGGATCGGCAACCAGGTCCGCGAGGGGCGGTTCGCCCCCTCGCTGGAGGACACGCTCCTGCCCACCCGGGAAGGCTTCACCCCCGACGCCGGCGAGTACTGGCGCCGGTTCGGGGCCTTCTTCGTCGAGAGGTTCTGGGGCTGGTTCGGCAACTACTCCGCCCGGCTGCCCCTGGTCGTGATCTTCATCGCCTCGGGCGTCCTCGTGCTCCTGCTGCTGACCGGCCTCGCCTTCCCCGGCGGCCGCCTGCGCCGGGTCGACACCGCCGTCCTCCTGCTCCCGCCCGTCGCCATCTTCGGGTTCGTCGCCGAGCACGCGTGGGGGCTCCACGCCCGCACCGGCGCCTACCCGTTCATCCAGGGTCGCTACCTGTTCGCCGCCATGGTGCCCATCGCCCTGATCGCCGCCGCCGGCCTCCGGACCCTCGCCCGCCGCTGGGCGCCCCTCGTCGCGGTGGTGGCCGTCATCGCCCTCCACGTCGTCGGCTTCGCCACCATGCTCGACCAGTTCTGGGGCGCCCCGGGCGAGGGGTGGCGGGCCGAGGTGCGGGCCATGGTGGCGTGGAGCGCGTGGACGGCGGACCTGCTCGTGGCCGGGACGGTCGTCGGCGGCCTGGTCGGCCTGGCCGCGGTCGCCGTGGTGGTGCGCGAGGCCGTGCGGGCGGCGGAGCGGCGCCTACCTTTGTCCGATGCCTGCGCCGACCGACCCGACCGCGCTGGCCGAGGGGGTGCGGGCCGGTGA
- the scpA gene encoding methylmalonyl-CoA mutase, producing MTSDADPTLDDWRQQASSDLKGRDPDELTRTRPEGIDVKPLYTAADLEGLDADTLPGFAPFTRGVRATMYSNRPWTIRQYAGFSTAEESNAFYRRNLAAGQQGVSVAFDLATHRGYDSDHPRVEGDVGKAGVAIDSVEDMKILFDGIPLEKMSVSMTMNGAVLPCLASFIVAGEEQGVDQAQLSGTIQNDILKEFMVRNTYIYPPEPSMRIVSDIISYTSEHMPRYNSISISGYHMQEAGATADQELAFTIADGLEYVRYALDRGLDVDRFAGRLSFFFAIGMDFFMEVAKLRAARILWHEVMSQFSPKNEKSLMLRTHCQTSGVSLTALDPHNNVIRTTIEAMAAVMGGTQSLHTNAFDEALGLPTDFSARIARNTQLVIQEETGIPHVVDPLGGSYYVEALTNDLVEKARTLMAEVEELGGMTKAVESGMPKLRIEESAARRQARIDRAEEVVVGVNRYVVEDPEQVEVLDIDNRAVLAQQVAKLERIRAERDQAACDAALEALRAGAEGDANLLALCIDAARARATVGEMSDAMEAVFGRHSAQVRTLEGVYGKGYEGDAGFEAVQADVDAFATDEGRRPRMLVVKMGQDGHDRGAKVIATAFADLGFDVDVGPLFQTPAEAARDAVENDVHLVGVSSQAAGHKTLVPQLLAALEAEGAGDVLVVCGGVIPPGDIPFLEQAGVAAVFGPGTNIPEAATKVLGLLRSR from the coding sequence GTGACCAGCGACGCCGACCCGACCCTCGACGACTGGCGCCAGCAGGCGAGCAGCGACCTGAAGGGCCGGGACCCCGACGAGCTCACCCGCACCCGCCCCGAGGGCATCGACGTCAAGCCGCTGTACACCGCGGCCGACCTCGAGGGGCTCGACGCCGACACCCTGCCGGGGTTCGCCCCCTTCACCCGGGGCGTGCGGGCGACGATGTACTCGAACCGGCCGTGGACGATCCGCCAGTACGCCGGCTTCTCGACCGCCGAGGAGTCCAACGCCTTCTACCGGCGGAACCTGGCCGCCGGCCAGCAGGGCGTGTCGGTCGCCTTCGACCTGGCGACGCACCGCGGGTACGACTCCGACCATCCCCGCGTCGAGGGCGACGTGGGCAAGGCGGGCGTGGCCATCGACTCGGTCGAGGACATGAAGATCCTCTTCGACGGCATCCCCCTCGAGAAGATGTCCGTCTCGATGACCATGAACGGGGCGGTGCTGCCGTGCCTGGCGTCGTTCATCGTCGCCGGCGAGGAGCAGGGGGTCGACCAGGCCCAGCTGTCCGGGACCATCCAGAACGACATCCTCAAGGAGTTCATGGTCCGGAACACCTACATCTACCCGCCCGAGCCGAGCATGCGGATCGTGTCGGACATCATCAGCTACACGTCCGAGCACATGCCCCGGTACAACTCGATCTCGATCTCCGGCTACCACATGCAGGAGGCGGGGGCGACGGCCGACCAGGAGCTGGCGTTCACCATCGCCGACGGCCTCGAGTACGTCCGGTACGCCCTCGACCGGGGCCTCGACGTCGACCGCTTCGCCGGCCGGCTCAGCTTCTTCTTCGCCATCGGCATGGACTTCTTCATGGAGGTGGCCAAGCTCCGGGCGGCGCGCATCCTCTGGCACGAGGTGATGAGCCAGTTCTCGCCCAAGAACGAGAAGTCGCTGATGCTGCGGACGCACTGCCAGACCTCGGGGGTGTCGCTCACCGCCCTCGACCCCCACAACAACGTGATCCGCACCACCATCGAGGCCATGGCGGCGGTGATGGGCGGCACCCAGAGCCTCCACACCAACGCCTTCGACGAGGCCCTCGGCCTGCCCACCGACTTCAGCGCCCGCATCGCCCGCAACACCCAGCTGGTGATCCAGGAGGAGACCGGCATCCCCCACGTGGTCGACCCCCTCGGCGGCAGCTACTACGTCGAGGCCCTCACCAACGACCTGGTGGAGAAGGCCCGCACGCTGATGGCCGAGGTCGAGGAGCTGGGCGGCATGACCAAGGCCGTCGAGTCGGGGATGCCGAAGCTCCGCATCGAGGAGTCGGCCGCCCGCCGCCAGGCCCGCATCGACCGGGCCGAGGAGGTCGTGGTCGGCGTCAACAGGTACGTGGTGGAGGACCCCGAGCAGGTCGAGGTCCTCGACATCGACAACCGGGCCGTGCTGGCCCAGCAGGTCGCCAAGCTCGAGCGCATCCGGGCCGAGCGCGACCAGGCCGCCTGCGACGCCGCCCTCGAGGCCCTCCGGGCCGGCGCCGAGGGCGACGCCAACCTGCTGGCCCTGTGCATCGACGCCGCCCGGGCCCGGGCCACCGTGGGCGAGATGAGCGACGCCATGGAGGCCGTGTTCGGCCGCCACTCGGCCCAGGTCCGTACCCTCGAGGGCGTGTACGGCAAGGGCTACGAGGGCGACGCCGGGTTCGAGGCGGTGCAGGCCGACGTCGACGCCTTCGCCACCGACGAGGGCCGCCGGCCCCGGATGCTCGTGGTGAAGATGGGCCAGGACGGCCACGACCGCGGGGCCAAGGTCATCGCCACCGCCTTCGCCGACCTCGGCTTCGACGTCGACGTCGGCCCGCTGTTCCAGACCCCGGCCGAGGCGGCGCGCGACGCGGTGGAGAACGACGTCCACCTCGTCGGCGTGTCGTCCCAGGCCGCCGGGCACAAGACCCTCGTGCCCCAGCTGCTCGCGGCCCTCGAGGCCGAGGGCGCCGGGGACGTCCTCGTCGTCTGCGGTGGCGTCATCCCGCCCGGCGACATCCCGTTCCTCGAGCAGGCCGGCGTGGCCGCCGTCTTCGGCCCCGGCACCAACATCCCCGAGGCCGCCACCAAGGTCCTGGGCCTCCTCCGGTCCCGCTGA
- a CDS encoding GNAT family N-acetyltransferase: protein MSEVIWRPVEEGDHDAVVAAVDAASEADGLEERLSVDELAERLDGPGIDVATDSRIAVGPDDEVRAWGLVETRGEPLELDRVWIWGGVHPAHRGTGLGRELLAWQVERADAVHRATWPSHPGVAEAMAPGGSDSHERLFRHMGFTVLRWWLDLGQPLTDLPPVPDPPAGVRFVPYAEVDDDAVRRAFNASWADHWGSRQRDPDAWRTEVVAASVFRPDLSSVAVAGDEVVAFLLADRFPQDDEVRGHAEAWISTLGTLREWRGRGIASALIVRALHAFRAEGLDHAMIGVDAESLTGAAALYRGLGFVEEKRFASWSRPLG from the coding sequence ATGAGCGAGGTGATCTGGCGACCCGTCGAGGAGGGCGACCACGACGCCGTGGTGGCGGCCGTCGACGCTGCGTCCGAGGCCGACGGGCTGGAGGAGCGGTTGTCGGTCGACGAGCTGGCCGAGCGGCTCGACGGCCCCGGGATCGACGTCGCCACCGACTCCCGGATCGCCGTGGGGCCGGACGACGAGGTGCGGGCCTGGGGCCTGGTCGAGACGCGGGGCGAGCCGCTCGAGCTCGACCGGGTGTGGATCTGGGGGGGCGTCCACCCCGCCCATCGCGGCACCGGCCTGGGCCGGGAGCTGCTGGCGTGGCAGGTCGAGCGGGCCGATGCCGTGCACCGGGCCACGTGGCCCAGCCATCCGGGCGTGGCCGAGGCCATGGCGCCGGGTGGGTCCGACAGCCACGAGCGGCTGTTCCGGCACATGGGGTTCACCGTCCTGCGCTGGTGGCTCGACCTGGGCCAGCCGCTGACCGACCTCCCGCCCGTGCCCGACCCGCCCGCCGGCGTGCGCTTCGTCCCCTACGCCGAGGTCGACGACGACGCCGTGCGCCGGGCGTTCAACGCGTCGTGGGCCGACCACTGGGGCTCGCGCCAGCGCGACCCCGACGCCTGGCGGACCGAGGTCGTCGCCGCGTCGGTGTTCCGCCCCGACCTGAGCTCGGTGGCCGTCGCCGGCGACGAGGTCGTCGCCTTCCTGCTCGCCGACCGGTTCCCCCAGGACGACGAGGTCCGGGGTCACGCCGAGGCCTGGATCTCCACGCTGGGGACGCTCCGGGAGTGGCGGGGGAGGGGCATCGCCTCGGCCCTGATCGTCCGGGCCCTCCACGCCTTCCGGGCCGAGGGGCTCGACCACGCCATGATCGGCGTCGACGCCGAGAGCCTCACCGGGGCGGCGGCCCTCTACCGGGGGCTGGGGTTCGTCGAGGAGAAGCGCTTCGCCAGCTGGAGCCGGCCGCTGGGCTGA